The Pelagovum sp. HNIBRBA483 sequence TTAATGACGTTGAACGGCAGGTTCTTCTTGTCTTTTGCAAGATCCGCATCGTCGAACCGGCGACCAATCAGGCGCTTCACGCCAAAGATCGTGTTGTCCGGGTTGGTTACGGCCTGACGTTTTGCAGGCTGGCCCACGAGGCGCTCGTCGTCAGTGAATGCAACGATCGAAGGCGTAGTGCGCGCACCTTCAGAGTTTTCGATAACGCGCGGCTTGGAGCCATCCATGATGGCTACGCAGGAGTTGGTTGTACCGAGGTCGATACCAATTACTTTTCCCATTTTTCAAATCCCTCACTTAGGCGGTTTGATCGGCGCGGACCCTTGTCGGCATCCGAGCCTTCTGGTTGGTTCCTTCAGCCTTAAACGGCTTCTGGATAGATCAGAGCGTATATAGGGAGGCAAGCAGGGGGCTGCAACGGGTCAAACGGGCAAATTTAAATACGGATTGCGAATTGCTAGCGACCGGCGTTCCAACTCGCAGAGGCATTCTTACGGGTGAAGAACTCGATCATCAGACCGAACATAAACAAACCAACCGTTACCGACACCGGATAGGAGATCGAGCTATTGTGCGGGTAGTAGTTGATGAAGACAAAACCGCGCGCTTGGTCAATACAATGGAACAACGGATTCCATGAAAACAAGGCGACCATACTGGCAGGAAGCGTGTTCGCGACAAACATTTTGCCTGAGGCAATCATATTGACCCGTGAATAGACAGTCTGTCCGATTGGCGCGAGGTTCGGCAGCCACGGCCGGATCGACATGAATATGATGCCGATAGCCACACCCGAAATCCAAGCCAACAAGAACATGCCATATGCCCCGATAGGGTCGTGGATCGAGATTGGGGTGATGAGTGAATGGTAGAGGAAGAGTGCGACAACTAGTGTGAGCGTCTGTTGATAGAGCGTGCTTATAGCCGCTGCGGAGATCGTGACGATCGTATTGAGCGGCGCGTGATGCATCATAGGGGAGGTTGATCCCTCAGCACCAAACACGGAGCCGATGGTCTTGGCGTGGGTCATGAAGAGAAAGATGCCGGACATGATATAAAGGAGGAAGTCACCTCGGATGCCGCCGCCTCTCATTCCCAGTAGCAAAAACATCGCATAAAAAGCGGCAACGAAAAGCGTGGCTTGGATAAGGTTCAAGAGCAGGCCGACGACAGCATTGCTGTGGCTCTTCCGGATGTCCCGCACCACGCTGTGAAAGATCAACTCGCCCATTTCGAAGGCGTAGACGAACTTGCTTCTTTTTCGCTGGGTTTGAAACATTTCCTGAAGGTTTGGCCGCTCTGAGAATGAATGCGTTGCAGCGTAATACGGGATCACGCATAAAGCGATCATCTTTTCAGTTAAATACTTGTAGATGGAGATTCAGGTGGACTTTCAGAAGCTTGAGACAGAGATGAGGCGCCTTGCCCTTGAAGCAGGCGCGCTGATTATGGAAGTTTATGGAAGAGACGATTTTCAGGTCGAGTCAAAATCTGATGAAAGCCCTGTAACGGTCGCCGACAAACTCGCCGACGCGCATATCTCCGCAGGGTTACGAGCTGCTTTCCCAGATGTTGCGCTCGTGACCGAAGAGCAGGCCGATACGCATGGCACAACCGGCTCAACTTTTCTGATCGTCGATCCGCTTGACGGGACAAAAGAATTCATCAACCGGAGAGGCGATTTCACTGTGAATATCGCCTATGTGGAGGCTGGCGTTCCCATTCGCGGGGTCGTTTATACGCCGGCGCGTGAAAGGCTTTTCATCACCGATAATCGGGGTGTTTCAATCGAAGAGAAGGGGCCGTTTGACCCGCAAAAGAATGGCGAAACGGTGCCTATTTCAGTCTCTAAACCCAATAATTTGGCCTTGCGGATCGTCGCTTCCAAATCCCACAGAGATCAGGCGACTGACGACTATCTGGAACGATATTCTTACAGCGACACCAAGAGCGCCGGATCATCGCTGAAGTTTTGCCTCGTTGCGACCGGTGAAGCCGACCTCTATCCACGCCTCGGGCGGACAATGGAGTGGGATACTGCCGCGGGGCAGGCTGTTTTGCAGGGTGCAGGGGGTCAGGTCGTTGCGTTTGAGACCCATGAACCCCTTTCATATGGCAAGACCGGCTTTGAAAACCCGTTTTTCATCGCTTTTGCGCCGGGGGTTGAATTAGTCTCGTCCTCATGAAGACCTTGATTGTAATACCGATGCGGTTTGCGTCGGTTCGATTTCCAGGAAAGCCGCTTGCGCGATTAGTCTCGCCCGGCGGTGATGACAGATCTCTCGCTCATTGGACGTGGCTTGCGGCGCAACCACTAGCAGATCTTGCCCGCATCGTTTTGGCAACGGATGATGATCTTATTGAGGCGGAATGTAATTCGTTTGGTGGTGAAGTTGTTCGGACATCATCGGCCTGCCGAAATGGCACCGAGCGATGTGCGGAGGCTCTGCAAGCAATTGGCGATGAATTTGATCTTGTCGTGAATCTGCAAGGTGATGCACCTCTGATGCCACATTGGATTTTACAGTCCCTGATAAGCGCTTTCGACTCTCCTGCAGTTCAAGTTGCGACACCGGCCCTACCGACGAGCGGACGCATGCTCGCCGCGTTGCGAGAGGACAGGCACGAAGGTCGGGTCGGTGCAACGACGCTGGTGCAGGATAGTGACGGCAATGCTCTCTATTTCTCCAAAGAGGTTCTTCCGTACACCGCAGGGCGGTTTGATGACGAAGAAACCACCCCTGTATTCCATCATATTGGTGCCTATGCGTATCGCCCTGAGGCATTGAAAGCTTATTTGAGGCTGCCTGAGTCTCCCTTGGAACAATGCGAAGGGCTGGAGCAGTTGCGTTTCCTCGAAAACGGCATCCCTATCAAATGCGTGCAAGCGGACCTGCAAGGACGGTCTTTCTGGGAAGTGAACAATCCCGAAGACATCCCGAAAGTCGCACCGTATTTGGGCGCAGTGGGGCGGCAGTGATCGCGCCGCGTGTCAGTGTCATAATCGTCAGTCACGGGCGACCGAACCATTTGAACGGTGTCGTTAAGTCCCTGCTACAACAACGCTTTCCCAGCTTCGAAATAATTATTGTCGCCGAGCCTGAGGCGCTCTCTTCCGCGCAATTTGATGTTGGTGTCATCAAAACCGTCGCGTTCAGTCACGCGAATATCTCTGCTGCGCGCAACCTCGGTATTGCCCACGCCGCGGGCGAAATTATTGCGTTTATAGACGACGACGCGCGGCCAGAGCCATTGTGGCTATCTCGTCTCGTCGGGCCCATTGCGTCTGGCGCTGCCTCGGCCGCAACGGGGCGGGTGATTGGTAGAAACGGGATCACAAACCAATCAACCTGCGTTTCAGTCGCGCCAAATGCCGACGAGCGCACACTCCCTTTCGGCTCTAAAGCGCGTGTTTTTCGCGGTGAATGCATCAAGCTTGTTGGGACCAATTGCGCTTTTGATGCAAAGTTTCTGCGGCGCTTGGGCGGTTTTGACGAAGGCTACGCATTCTACATGGATGATACCGATGTCTCGATGCGCGCAAGAAATGATGGTGCGTCGATAGCCTATGTGGGTGATGCTGTCGTTCATCATGGTTTTGCTGCTGGGCCGCTGCGGCGGCAGGATCGCGTACCAACATCCCTAACAAAAATTGGCCAGAGTACAGCGCGGTTCCTTTCATCGCACTGTGGAGCGCGAGAACGCGGTTACGCGGTCGAAAAACAGACTCTATTACAGCGGAATAGACTTATTCAGCTTATGATCGACGGATTGATTGACCCTATCCAGGTGAGGCTTCTTTTGAAACAATACCAAGCGGGTATTGAGATGGAGACTAAAAGGACTCCAAAGGCGCCAGAGCTGGACTTGCGCCGGCCTTTTCGTCCCGTATCCGTACAGATCGGGCGAGACAAAGTTCTGGCGTCCCGCTTTTGGAACCGTCGCCGCGTTCGAGCCGTTGCGCGACAGTCTGCATTGGCCGGCGATATCGTCACAGTTATTCGGTTGAGTTGGACGGCTCTGTTTCACACTGCAAAATATTTGGATGATGAAGGATACTGGGTCCAAAGGGGCGGCTTGTTCGGGCGCTCTGAGAGAGGTGATCCAATTTTCCGTATCTGGAGGTTTCGTGGCAGGGTCGAGCGGGAAATAAAGCGCATATCTTCAGATCGGTTTTCTTCAATTATGCCTGATATAGAGCCGAAATAATGTCAGGAAGTCCGCAAACCCCACTGGTGATCGACCTAACGCGGCTATTATCGAGAATCGGCAAGCGGTTTTCGGGCATCGACAGGGTCGAATTCGAGTATCTCAGGTTTCTGAAGGAACAGGGGGAAACCTACGGTCTATTACGGACTAGGTGGGGTTATCTTTTAGTCGATCAAAGCGGCATGCAGCGCCTTTATCCCCTGATAGCTCCGCAATGGGCGGGCCGTTCGTTGGCTAAATGGCGTGTACTTGCCCAATTGAGGTTTTTCGCAGTCACTCGGGCACGATTTTCGACCCTAAATAAGGCTTTGTTGCGCCTTTTCCCAAATGGATTCTGTTATCTGAACGTGGGTCACAGTGCACTTTCGGCGTCTTTTTTCGCCACTTTGCGCTCGGCCGGATGTCAGGAAATCCGCATCATGATCCACGATGTGATCCCTTTGAGTTACCCAGAATATCAGAGGCCCGAAACCATTGTGAAATTCGAGAAAGGTTTCATGGCCGCGCTTGAATTTGCGGACCAGATTATTGTTACGACGCGAAGCGAAAAGGCACAGGTTGTTGCAGCCACAAATAAGCGGAATCTACGACTGCCTTCCCTATTGCAGGCGCCGCTTGGGTCCGATCATTTTTCGCCGCCGAACGGCGGCGACGGTGCGGAGACATCGTCATCACCATTTGTAATTCTGGGAACGATCGAACCGAGGAAAAACCATAGTCTCCTTCTCGATATTTGGTCGTCGCCAAGCCGCCCAAATGCCGAGCTCGTGATCGTGGGAGCACGGGGTTGGCGGAATGAGGAGGTTTTCCGGCGGCTCGATGCAGGGATCGACGGTGTCTCCGAGCGAAATGGTGTCTCTGACGCTGAATTGGTGCAGCTGTTAAGGCATTCCCGCGCGCTTCTGTTTCCATCATTTGCGGAAGGGTTCGGGCTTCCGGCGGTGGAGGCAGCGCGCATGGGCGTGCCGATCATTTGCTCTGATATTCCCGTTTTTAGAGAACTGCTTGGAGACTATGCCACTTACATTGATCCACACGATCGCGATGGTTGGGCTGAGGCAATTCGTCTTGCAGAGACGCAAGAGTCCGTGACCCGATCACATTTTTCTGCCACAGATTGGTCGTCTCACTTTGAGCTCGTCTTTAAAGTGTCGTAATATTTGAGCGTTATTGAGAGAAATCAGGTGGGAGTAGGCATTGGGTCTTTGGCAATCATATAGATTGCGTCTTCAAAGACGCCGTTGGCGAATTCGCGCGTTTAGAAAGCGCCGCGAGCTGACGGTGATCAATGACAGAACTTCCAAAATCCGCCCCGGCGATATTCTCCTCTTTTCGACCCTGCGGAACGAGGATGTGCGCCTCCCGTATTTCCTCAAATATTATAGGGGATTGGGCGTTAATCATTTCCTCATGGTTGACAATGGCAGCACTGACGGTGGCGGTGAGTATCTCGCCGCCCAGCCGGATGTGTCACTATGGTGGACCCAATCCAGTTACAAACGCGCACGATTTGGCGTGGATTGGCTGAACTGGCTCCAGATGCGGCACGCGCATGGCCATTGGTGCCTCGTTGTCGATCCTGATGAGTTCTTTGTCTATCCGTTCTGCGATACGCGGCCGGTGCGAGCGCTGACCGATTGGCTGGATGCCTCCTCGATCCGTTCATTCGGAGCGATGCTGATCGACATGTACCCAAAGGGCGGTCTGAAAAACGCGCGCTACCTCAAGGGGGAAAATCCGATCGAGGTGGCGCCTTGGTTCGATTCAGGCAATTACTCCATCAAGAAGAATAGCCGCTTCGGAAACCTTTGGATTCAAGGTGGCCCTCGGAGCCGCGCCTTTTTCACCGAGGAACCGTGGCGGGCGCCCGCCTTGAACAAGATACCGCTGGTGAAATGGGACAGGCGCTATGCCTATGTTAGTTCGACCCACATGCTGCTGCCACGGGGGTTGAACCTCGTTTATGATGAATGGGGTGGCGAGAAAGCCTCTGGCGTTCTTCTTCACACGAAGTTTCTCGATACCTTTGCAGTGAAGGCTGAGGAGGAGCTAGAACGCCGCCAGCATTATGCGAACAGTCACGAATACAAGGCATATGCCGAAGGGTTGAAAGACAGCGCCGATCTTTGGTGCAAGTGGTCCGAGCAATATATCAATTGGCGCCAGTTAGAGATCCTCGGCCTGATGTCAAAGGGGAACTGGGCGTGAGCGTCGGCGTCGTCATGTTGGTTCATACCGCCTTTGATCGCGCGGAACAGGTTGTACGGCATTGGGTCGCGGGCGGTTGCCCGGTTGTGATCCATGTGGACAAGGCCGTGGATCGTAAGGTGTTCAATGCGTTCAAAGGCGCGTTGCGCGATTTAACGGATGTGCGATTTTCCAAGCGGCACCGCTGCGAGTGGGGGACGTGGGGACTTGTCGCAGCATCCCAATCCGCCTCTGAATTGATGCTGGAGACATTTCCAGAAGTGCGCCATGTCTATTTGGCGTCTGGTTCTTGCCTTCCGCTGCGTCCGGTAAAGGAATTGATCCGCTATCTGGAGGCACGCCCCAAGACCGACTTTATCGAAAGTGCGACGACATCTGATGTCCTTTGGACCGTCGGCGGCTTGGATGAAGAGCGCTTTACACTACGGTTTCCCTTTGCATGGAAACGTCATCGGTTCCTTTTCGACAGATATGTCGAGCTACAAAGGCGACTGAACATTAAAAGGAAGATTCCAAAAGGGCTCGTGCCTCATATGGGATCACAATGGTGGTGTCTCACACGGCAGACTCTCTCCGCAATACTCGAAGACCCCGAGCGCCCAACCTTTGATCGTTATTTCAGACGGGTCTGGATTCCGGACGAGAGCTATTTCCAAACCTTGGTGCGGCAATACTCACTCAATATTGAGAGCCGCTCTCTGACGTTGTCGAAGTTCGATTTCCAAGGCAAGCCACACATCTTCTATGATGATCATCTTCAACTCTTGCGGCGTTCAGATTGCTTTGTCGCAAGAAAGATCTGGCCACATGCCGAAAGGCTCTATGCTACGTTCCTTGATGATCCCGCTGGCGCGATCAAGGGGCAGGAACCTAATCCGGGGAAGATTGATCGCATCTTCTCCAAAGCTGTCGAGCGCCGCACGAAAGGCCGCCCCGGTCTTTATATGCAGAGCCGCTTTCCCAACGAGGATTGGGAGAACGGTGTAACGTCCGCCCCCTATTCAATTTTCGAAGGCTTCTCCGATCTTTTCGAGAATTTCGAGCCTTGGCTCGCGAATGCGACCAGCGCGCGCGTACATGGCCATCTGTTCGCAAAGGATCGGGTCCATTTTGAGGGAGATCAAAAGACCTTTTCCGGCGCGCTCTCTGATTGCGCCAAAATCAGAGACTACAATGGGCGCATGTTTCTTCGCGGGATGATCTGGAATACCCGCGGCGAGCGGCAATGCTTCATGTTTGGCCCGCGTGACGAGCAATATATCAGTTGGGATGTCGCCAGAGATCCTAATGCGCAGATTTCGGTCGTGGCGGGTGCTTGGGCGGTGCCACTGTTCCGCTCAAACGCCAATTTCTCCGAAATCCGAAGCGTAGCAGCGCGCTTGCAAAAGATCGAAAGTGAACATCTCGAAATTCTCCGTTCGATCTATACGAAAGCCCGCGTGCGGATTTGGACCTTGGCAGATTTTCTCGAGTCACCAATAGAAGCACTTCAATCGGTGATCGACGAAATCACTGGAAAGAACATGCGCCGTTTGTCCGAGGCTCCGAAAATGGTTGATCTTCAGGGGTTTGCGCAGTTCATTCAGAATCTGAAAAATCAGGGAATGCATCCTTATCTCGTAGGAGATTTCCCGCCCGATGATAACTACGGCACACAAAAGCAGCGCCCGCAAAAACCATATCTGGTCCGGTAGGTCATGACCCAATTCGACTATTTTGTTGTGCTCGCTGAAATGCGAACAGGTTCGAATTTTCTCGAGGCGAACCTCAACGCTTTCGACGGGATTGAATGCCATGGTGAGGCCTTCAACCCGAGCTTTGTCGGCTATCCAAACAAGCCCGATCTCTTTGGCATCACTCACGAACTTCGCGAACGGAATCCGTTTATGCTGCTTGAGACGATCAAGACAAAGAGCAGCGGCATTGGCGGTTTCCGGTTTTTCAGCAATCACGACAGCCGTGTTCTGGAGGCCTGCCTAAATGACGAGCGATGCGCGAAGGTCGTTCTTCTGCGAAATCCGATTGAGAGCTATGTCAGCCTGAAAATTGCGCGCGCCACTGATCAGTGGAAGCTGACCAATGCAAAACACCTCAAGAAGCAAATGATCGACTTCGATGCCGATGAATTCGAAGAGCATCTTGATTCAGTGCAATCCTTTCAGGTCAAAGTTCTCAACAGCCTTCAAAAGTCTGGTCAGACGGCATTCTACATCGCCTATGAGGATCTTCAGGATGTCGACATCATCAACGGCTTGGCCCGCTTTCTCGGTTGTGAGGCACAACTGACTGCATTGGACCAAAAGCTGAAAAAGCAAAATCCTGAATCGCTGCGCGAGAAGGTCGGAAATTTCAAGGAAATGGAAGCGTCTCTTTCCAAGCTGGATCGCTTCAATCTCTTCCGAACACCGAATTTCGAGCCACGGCGTGGGCCTGTGATCCCGACTTTCGTCGCGGGAAAGAAGAGCAAGCTGGTGTTCATGCCGGTGCGTGGCGGCCCTGTAGAGGCAGTGACGCAATGGCTAGCCGATCTCGACGAGTGCGCTGTTTCCGAACTCAAGACCGGTTTCAAACAAAAGAACTTGCGACAGTGGAAGGCAACCAATCCGGGGCACCGGAGCTTCACGGTCCTTCGGCATCCCGTTGCACGGGCCCATGCAGCGTTTTGCGACCATATCTTGGCCACGGGTCCAGGCAGCTACTTCGAAATCAGAAAGACATTGAAGAACGCCTACAAGCTACCGATTCCCGCGAAGGGTCCGGACTCAAACTATACGCCCGCGATCCACCGAACAGCGTTTTTGGGCTTTCTCGAGTTTCTGAAGGCGAATCTCGCGCGGCAAACGGGCGTCCGCGTCGATCCATCGTGGGCGAGCCAACTGTCTGTGCTTCAGGGAATGAGCAGCGTCACGTTCCCTGATCTGATCCTGCGCGAGGAGTGGCTCCGCGAGGACCTTGCGATCGTTGCCGCGCAGATTGGCATGAATGAAATGCCCTTGCCAGTCGCGATGCCTGACCCGCATATCGAGCAGCTTTCGCAAATTTATGACAGCGAAATTGAAGCCGCTGCGCGCGCTGTTTATCAGAAAGACTATGTCGCTTTCGGCTTTGCCAACTGGCGATAGGTTAGGCCGCTTGCGACGTTTGCGCCTCTGTCAGGATCGTGTGCAGGATTGTTGGCGCGTCATTGGCCCGCAACTTTGTGCAGGTGTTCGGATTTCGCAGTGTCCGCGAAACCAGAGCAAGTGCCTTCAGGTGATCCACACCGGCATTGATCGGCGCAAAAAGCGCAAAGATAAGATCAACCGGCTGGCGGTCTACGGCGTCAAATTCCAGTGGTTTTTCGAGACGGACGAACAGGCCGCAAACCTCTTTGACGCTCTCCAGCCGCGCATGCGGCAAGGCGATCCCGTTGCCGACGCCTGTAGGGCCGAGCACTTCTCTTTCGAGTAAGCACTCGGTCACGATTTGTGAATCGACGCCATAGACCTGCTCCGCAAGATCGCCGATGTCCTGAAACAGGCGTTTCTTGCTGGAAGATGCTCCCAAGAGCTTTACGCCCTCGGGCTTCAAAATGGTTGAGAGTTCCATGAGCGTCGTAACTAGCTATTTTCCTGATCAGCCAGCGACCTTTGGATCGATCCAGCCAATATTTCCATCATCCCGGCGGTAGACAACATTCAATCCGCCATGCTTTTCATTCTTGAAAACAACAACTGGAAGGTGACTGATTTCCATTTGCATCACCGCTTCACCGACAGAGATCGACGGAATTTTGGCTTCCATCTCCGCGATGATTACGG is a genomic window containing:
- a CDS encoding ABC transporter permease — translated: MIALCVIPYYAATHSFSERPNLQEMFQTQRKRSKFVYAFEMGELIFHSVVRDIRKSHSNAVVGLLLNLIQATLFVAAFYAMFLLLGMRGGGIRGDFLLYIMSGIFLFMTHAKTIGSVFGAEGSTSPMMHHAPLNTIVTISAAAISTLYQQTLTLVVALFLYHSLITPISIHDPIGAYGMFLLAWISGVAIGIIFMSIRPWLPNLAPIGQTVYSRVNMIASGKMFVANTLPASMVALFSWNPLFHCIDQARGFVFINYYPHNSSISYPVSVTVGLFMFGLMIEFFTRKNASASWNAGR
- the cysQ gene encoding 3'(2'),5'-bisphosphate nucleotidase CysQ, encoding MDFQKLETEMRRLALEAGALIMEVYGRDDFQVESKSDESPVTVADKLADAHISAGLRAAFPDVALVTEEQADTHGTTGSTFLIVDPLDGTKEFINRRGDFTVNIAYVEAGVPIRGVVYTPARERLFITDNRGVSIEEKGPFDPQKNGETVPISVSKPNNLALRIVASKSHRDQATDDYLERYSYSDTKSAGSSLKFCLVATGEADLYPRLGRTMEWDTAAGQAVLQGAGGQVVAFETHEPLSYGKTGFENPFFIAFAPGVELVSSS
- a CDS encoding manno-octulosonate cytidylyltransferase; amino-acid sequence: MRFASVRFPGKPLARLVSPGGDDRSLAHWTWLAAQPLADLARIVLATDDDLIEAECNSFGGEVVRTSSACRNGTERCAEALQAIGDEFDLVVNLQGDAPLMPHWILQSLISAFDSPAVQVATPALPTSGRMLAALREDRHEGRVGATTLVQDSDGNALYFSKEVLPYTAGRFDDEETTPVFHHIGAYAYRPEALKAYLRLPESPLEQCEGLEQLRFLENGIPIKCVQADLQGRSFWEVNNPEDIPKVAPYLGAVGRQ
- a CDS encoding glycosyltransferase family 2 protein, yielding MIAPRVSVIIVSHGRPNHLNGVVKSLLQQRFPSFEIIIVAEPEALSSAQFDVGVIKTVAFSHANISAARNLGIAHAAGEIIAFIDDDARPEPLWLSRLVGPIASGAASAATGRVIGRNGITNQSTCVSVAPNADERTLPFGSKARVFRGECIKLVGTNCAFDAKFLRRLGGFDEGYAFYMDDTDVSMRARNDGASIAYVGDAVVHHGFAAGPLRRQDRVPTSLTKIGQSTARFLSSHCGARERGYAVEKQTLLQRNRLIQLMIDGLIDPIQVRLLLKQYQAGIEMETKRTPKAPELDLRRPFRPVSVQIGRDKVLASRFWNRRRVRAVARQSALAGDIVTVIRLSWTALFHTAKYLDDEGYWVQRGGLFGRSERGDPIFRIWRFRGRVEREIKRISSDRFSSIMPDIEPK
- a CDS encoding glycosyltransferase family 4 protein — encoded protein: MSGSPQTPLVIDLTRLLSRIGKRFSGIDRVEFEYLRFLKEQGETYGLLRTRWGYLLVDQSGMQRLYPLIAPQWAGRSLAKWRVLAQLRFFAVTRARFSTLNKALLRLFPNGFCYLNVGHSALSASFFATLRSAGCQEIRIMIHDVIPLSYPEYQRPETIVKFEKGFMAALEFADQIIVTTRSEKAQVVAATNKRNLRLPSLLQAPLGSDHFSPPNGGDGAETSSSPFVILGTIEPRKNHSLLLDIWSSPSRPNAELVIVGARGWRNEEVFRRLDAGIDGVSERNGVSDAELVQLLRHSRALLFPSFAEGFGLPAVEAARMGVPIICSDIPVFRELLGDYATYIDPHDRDGWAEAIRLAETQESVTRSHFSATDWSSHFELVFKVS
- a CDS encoding glycosyltransferase family 2 protein, which gives rise to MGLWQSYRLRLQRRRWRIRAFRKRRELTVINDRTSKIRPGDILLFSTLRNEDVRLPYFLKYYRGLGVNHFLMVDNGSTDGGGEYLAAQPDVSLWWTQSSYKRARFGVDWLNWLQMRHAHGHWCLVVDPDEFFVYPFCDTRPVRALTDWLDASSIRSFGAMLIDMYPKGGLKNARYLKGENPIEVAPWFDSGNYSIKKNSRFGNLWIQGGPRSRAFFTEEPWRAPALNKIPLVKWDRRYAYVSSTHMLLPRGLNLVYDEWGGEKASGVLLHTKFLDTFAVKAEEELERRQHYANSHEYKAYAEGLKDSADLWCKWSEQYINWRQLEILGLMSKGNWA
- a CDS encoding beta-1,6-N-acetylglucosaminyltransferase; the encoded protein is MSVGVVMLVHTAFDRAEQVVRHWVAGGCPVVIHVDKAVDRKVFNAFKGALRDLTDVRFSKRHRCEWGTWGLVAASQSASELMLETFPEVRHVYLASGSCLPLRPVKELIRYLEARPKTDFIESATTSDVLWTVGGLDEERFTLRFPFAWKRHRFLFDRYVELQRRLNIKRKIPKGLVPHMGSQWWCLTRQTLSAILEDPERPTFDRYFRRVWIPDESYFQTLVRQYSLNIESRSLTLSKFDFQGKPHIFYDDHLQLLRRSDCFVARKIWPHAERLYATFLDDPAGAIKGQEPNPGKIDRIFSKAVERRTKGRPGLYMQSRFPNEDWENGVTSAPYSIFEGFSDLFENFEPWLANATSARVHGHLFAKDRVHFEGDQKTFSGALSDCAKIRDYNGRMFLRGMIWNTRGERQCFMFGPRDEQYISWDVARDPNAQISVVAGAWAVPLFRSNANFSEIRSVAARLQKIESEHLEILRSIYTKARVRIWTLADFLESPIEALQSVIDEITGKNMRRLSEAPKMVDLQGFAQFIQNLKNQGMHPYLVGDFPPDDNYGTQKQRPQKPYLVR
- a CDS encoding nodulation protein NodH, which codes for MTQFDYFVVLAEMRTGSNFLEANLNAFDGIECHGEAFNPSFVGYPNKPDLFGITHELRERNPFMLLETIKTKSSGIGGFRFFSNHDSRVLEACLNDERCAKVVLLRNPIESYVSLKIARATDQWKLTNAKHLKKQMIDFDADEFEEHLDSVQSFQVKVLNSLQKSGQTAFYIAYEDLQDVDIINGLARFLGCEAQLTALDQKLKKQNPESLREKVGNFKEMEASLSKLDRFNLFRTPNFEPRRGPVIPTFVAGKKSKLVFMPVRGGPVEAVTQWLADLDECAVSELKTGFKQKNLRQWKATNPGHRSFTVLRHPVARAHAAFCDHILATGPGSYFEIRKTLKNAYKLPIPAKGPDSNYTPAIHRTAFLGFLEFLKANLARQTGVRVDPSWASQLSVLQGMSSVTFPDLILREEWLREDLAIVAAQIGMNEMPLPVAMPDPHIEQLSQIYDSEIEAAARAVYQKDYVAFGFANWR
- a CDS encoding PTS sugar transporter subunit IIA, with translation MELSTILKPEGVKLLGASSSKKRLFQDIGDLAEQVYGVDSQIVTECLLEREVLGPTGVGNGIALPHARLESVKEVCGLFVRLEKPLEFDAVDRQPVDLIFALFAPINAGVDHLKALALVSRTLRNPNTCTKLRANDAPTILHTILTEAQTSQAA